Within the Nicotiana tabacum cultivar K326 chromosome 11, ASM71507v2, whole genome shotgun sequence genome, the region GCGTGGCCACCTTGTGTTTGACACCATACTTCTCTAGTAACCCCGTGAAAGCCTTGTTGTAGAAATGATACCCACAATCACTAAGAATGTCCCTAGTTGTGCCAAACCgagtgaatatgtttttcttcatGAATGTGGTCACACTTCTTGCCTCGTTGTTTGGTAAGTCAATTGCtttaacccatttggacacatagtccACAGCTACCAAGATATATTTCATCCCACAAGATCTCACAAAGGGACCTATAAAATCAATTCCTCACACGTCGAAGATTTCGATCTCCATCACAAAGTGCATTGGCATTTCATGCCTCTTAgagattgatccttgcctttgacATTGGTCACAAGTCTTGACCATTTGATTGGCATCATGATAGATTGACGGCCAATAGTAACCATATTCAAGCACCTTAGCCGTCGTTCGATTTCCTCCATGATGACCCCCAACCGGTTAGTCATGGCATGCCTTTAGAATTGGCATAATCTCTTCTTCTGATATACACTTTCTAATAATATTGTCAGCACAAACACGGAACAAGAATGGTTCCTCCCAATAGTATTGCAGGCAGTCTCTCAATAACTTCTTCTTTTGATAGGATTCCAATCGTCCGGAATAAGGTCACTAACCAAATAGTTAGCGATATCGGCATACCACGGAGCAAAAGTGCTAGATAGTGCCAATATGGGTTCATCCGGGAATGCATCGTTGATTTCAAGATATCCCTTTGGTCTCCCTTCCTCTTCAAGACATGATAAATGATCCGCTACTTGATTTTGAGTTCCCTTGCGATCCTTAACCTCGAAGTCAAATTCTTATAACAACAAGACCCATCGAATCAACTGAGGCTTTGCATCCGTCTTTGCCATGAGATAGCGAAGAGCAGCATGATCTGTGGACACTATCACCTTAGATCCCAACAAATAAGCCCGGAACTTCTCAAAGGCATAGACAATGGCAAGAAGTTCTTGCTCAGTTACCGTGTAATTCATTTGTGCCCCATTgagtgtcttgcttgcataatagatcGAGTGGGGAACCTTGTTGTGACATTGGCCAAGCATTGCTCTAATAGCTACACCACTGgtgtcacacatgagctcgaaaggaagAGACTAATAtggtgtgacaataataggtgtcgtggtgagcctttgcttcaattcctcaaaagcttTGAGGCATTTCTCGTCAAACACAAATTTGGCATCCTTCTCAAGGAGTTTGCACATAGGATTTGCAATCTtggagaaatccttgatgaagcGCCTATAAAACCTAGCATGTCCCAAGAATCTTCGAACACCTTTAACGGAAGTAGGTGGAGGAAGCTTAGAAATAATCTCGATTTTTGCCCGGTCAATCTCTATGCCAcgttttgaaattttatgccccaaCACAATGTGTTCCATGAAGTAACATTTCTCCTAATTGAGCACAAGATTGGTCTCTTCACATCTCTTAAGCACTTGTCTAAGAGTTTTAAGACATTTCTCTAAAGAATCACCTACCACCGAGAAGTCGTCCATGAAGACTTctagaaaatcctccaccatgtcggagAAAATGGACATCATGCATCTTTGAAATGTAGCCAgagcattgcacaaaccaaatggcatataGCTAAAGGCGAAAGTTCCATAAGGGCAAGTGAATAtcgttt harbors:
- the LOC142166138 gene encoding uncharacterized protein LOC142166138 — its product is MEEIERRLRCLNMVTIGRQSIMMPIKWSRLVTNVKGKDQSLRAVDYVSKWVKAIDLPNNEARSVTTFMKKNIFTRFGTTRDILSDCGYHFYNKAFTGLLEKYGVKHKVATPYHPQSSGHVDVSNREIKSIIAKTVNANRTD